Below is a genomic region from Planctomycetia bacterium.
CCATCACAAGAATAGCGTCCCGCGTTCATTCTTTAGTCCCAGCTTCTCTCCGGCGACAGAAAAAGGTTGGTAAGGAAAACCGGCCGTGATTGCGTCAACCGTCTCCAACGCGTCGCCGATGACCGACAGGTCTTCAACCGGCTTATGGATGTGGCGAACGTCGGGGAAGTTTCTGACGAAGGTGTCCCGCGCAAAGCGGTCCTTTTCATTCGCCCACAAGACCGTCGCGCCGCATTCCTGAAACGCGCGGCAGAAGCCACCGATTGCGGCGAACAAACAGCCTACCGTAAACCTGCTGCGATCACGCGCCATACTCTCCCGGCAGAACATTGTTGAGGCTCTGCCGGTTGGCGCGTGCTCACCCGCCACGAGCGTGTGATACGCGCACGGGCGGCTCATAGAATTTCCGGCAGAGCCCGTTGCGTTCCGCCGATGGTACACAAAGCGAGTTGACTTTCCAACGCCAGCGC
It encodes:
- a CDS encoding DNA cytosine methyltransferase → MFCRESMARDRSRFTVGCLFAAIGGFCRAFQECGATVLWANEKDRFARDTFVRNFPDVRHIHKPVEDLSVIGDALETVDAITAGFPYQPFSVAGEKLGLKNERGTLFL